The genomic stretch TGAACTCTGCATTGGGCGATGTGTTTGATTATCTACGCGAAAGATATGACTATATTATTGTAGATACTGCACCAGTAGGAATGGTATCTGACACATTCTTGATAACACCTTATGCCGATTTGAATGTATATGTGATGAGAGCAAAATATTCATCAAAGAAATATATTGAGGCATTAGAAAATTTGGTTAGAGAAGATCGCTTACGCAACTTATATATATTGGTAAATGCCGTTGACATCAAATCTAAAGTTTATGGATATAAACGATACGGATATGGTTACGGATATGGATATAAGAATAAGTATGGATATGGTTACGGATATGGATATGGTTACGGCGAACAATATAGTCAACCGTCAAAAAAACCTTTCTGGCGAAGATGGATTTAAAAAATTGAAGTGAACATCTTAAGTTAACCTTAAAGTCTAATATTGTATAATCCCCAAAGTTCATAGATACTTTGGGGATTATTATATGTAAAAGAAGCCTAAAACTTCATATTTTAATAAATTGAACTATTTTAAGACCTTACATTCTTGTAAATTGTATGTAGTTCTCAATATGTTGTTTGTTGCTTATGTATAGGTCATTGTTAAGATTCATTATAAATATATTCTTATCTCGAGCGAGCCATCCCAAAGCAGTATATAAATCAGATTCGTTTATTTCTAATCTATATCTAATATTATCTGCTTTCATAACATAAACATCATTTAACAACTCCCAAATCTTATTCGCGTTATGCGATATAACATATCTTCTCATAATATTACATTTTATAAATGTAACATTTAAGAGATATAAAATGTTTAAAATGAGAGTATCCTAATAATTAATCAATTGAGACACCTTCTATTTCGCTGTTATTAAATCCCGAAGAAGTTGCACAATTATTGTCTTTTACTAAAAGTAGCCATATAACTAAAATTATGGCAATTATAATTAAAATGTACTTAACAATCTCTTTTTTCATATATGTAGTTTTGCATATATAACAACTAAGATGTTATATATGTTTGTCGTTCCATATATTCCAAGCGGCAATTGCTTGTCCTTCAAGCATTTCTAGTCCATTTTTAACTTTTGCCCCTCTCTCTGTGGCTAATCTCATAAATAATGTCTCTTGAGGATTGTATATTGTGTCAAATACAACATGCTCAGGTGTCAAAAATTGATATGGAATATTTGGAGCATTATCAATATTAGGGAACATACCAACAGGCGAAGCATTAACAATAATGGAATATTCCATCATTATCTCTTCTGTAAGTTGATTGTATGTGATAACGTTTGGTTTTGCAGTTCTTGAAACATATAGGGTTTCTATCCCTATTTTATTTAAAGAGTATTCAATTGCCTTAGAAACACCTCCCGTTCCTAAAATAAGAGCCTTCTTGTTTTTTTCTCCAATAAGAGGAGTGATAGAGTTTGTAAAACCTATAATATCTGTATTGTATCCCTTTAGAATAAGCTTGTTGTCTCTTCTAATAAATTTAATAACATTGACAGCTCCAATATTCTTTGCTTCGTTATCAATTTCATCAAGTAGGGGTATTACCGATTTTTTATGAGGAATAGTTACATTGAGACCATATATCTCATTGCTATATATAATATCTTTAAGGCAATTTATATCTTCAATCTCAAAGTTTATATATTCTGCACAAATATTTTCGTTCTGGAATTTGTCATTAAAATATTTTTTTGAGAAAGAGTGACCTAAAGGAAATCCAATAAGTCCGTAAGTTTTATTTTTCATCAATTGTAATTTTTTAAAATATCAATAATATTGTATTCGCCTTTTAATATATTCACAATATCTTCTATTTCCATCTTGGCAATATATTTTGATACAATCTTATATCCAATCCATTTGCCTATTTCGCCCGGTACATCACCATTTAAAGCAGAGCAGTAAGGGGCTTCATTAATATATTTAGAGTAGATAAAAGGATCATTTGAATATAGATGGTTCGATTTTATAATAGCATCC from Bacteroidales bacterium encodes the following:
- a CDS encoding winged helix-turn-helix domain-containing protein, which encodes MRRYVISHNANKIWELLNDVYVMKADNIRYRLEINESDLYTALGWLARDKNIFIMNLNNDLYISNKQHIENYIQFTRM
- a CDS encoding shikimate dehydrogenase, encoding MKNKTYGLIGFPLGHSFSKKYFNDKFQNENICAEYINFEIEDINCLKDIIYSNEIYGLNVTIPHKKSVIPLLDEIDNEAKNIGAVNVIKFIRRDNKLILKGYNTDIIGFTNSITPLIGEKNKKALILGTGGVSKAIEYSLNKIGIETLYVSRTAKPNVITYNQLTEEIMMEYSIIVNASPVGMFPNIDNAPNIPYQFLTPEHVVFDTIYNPQETLFMRLATERGAKVKNGLEMLEGQAIAAWNIWNDKHI